In a genomic window of Primulina huaijiensis isolate GDHJ02 chromosome 10, ASM1229523v2, whole genome shotgun sequence:
- the LOC140986794 gene encoding kinesin-like protein KIN-5D, with the protein MDRRGGGGMVPISPSHTPRSSDKAARDLRSGDGSLNGKNDKDKGGVNVQVIVRCRPLSEDEERVHTPVVISCNENRREVCAIQNIANKQIDRTFNFDKIFGPTSQQKDIYDQSICPMVFEVLEGYNCTIFAYGQTGTGKTYTMEGGSRKKNGDITSDGGVIPRAVRQIFDILEAQNAEYSMKVTFLELYNEEITDLLAQEECSKFIDDKSKKPIALMEDGKGGVLVRGLEEEIVTTANEIYRILEKGSAKRRTAETLLNKQSSRSHSIFSITIHIKECTPEGEEMIKCGKLNLVDLAGSENISRSGAREGRAREAGEINKSLLTLGRVINALVEHSVHVPYRDSKLTRLLRDSLGGKTKTCIIATISPSIHCLEETLSTLDYAHRAKNIKNKPEINQKMMKSAIMKDLYSEIDRLKQEVYAAREKNGIYIPRERYLQDESDKKAMSEKVERMELDLESRDKQLLELQELYDSQQQLTVELSDKLEKTEKKLQETEHSLLDLEGRHKQANATIKEKDYLVSNLLKSEKSLVERAHELRVELENAVSDVQNLFAKIERKDKIEDGNKILIQNFQSQLTKQLEILHKSVASSTTQQEQQLKEMKEDMQSFVTTKTEAAGELRECLNNLKTMYGAGIKVLDDLAGQLYGNSQSTSGQLSSEVSKHSSALEELFKGIASEADTLLNDLQNSLHSQENKLTVYVQQQHEAHSRAVETTRSISQITVNFFKTLDGHATKLGQIVEEAQTTNIWKLSEFEKKFEECAAHEEKQLLEKVAELLAGSNARKRKVVQCAIDGLRASAASRTTSLQQEMSIMQDTTCSIKAEWTSYMESAESHYLENTALVESGKNDMEDVLYKCMEQAKLGAQQWKNAQESLHSLEKSNVASMDEIVRREMGTNALLRGLFTSAVSSAIEDADIGSKNLLSSIDRSLQLDREACTNLDSMIVTCCGDLRELNSGHHHKILEIKENAGKCLIEDYAVDQQSCSTLKKRAINIPSISSIEELRTPSFEELLKSFWDAKSLKQANGEVKQMLEAVVSLRDSRLPLTAVN; encoded by the exons ATGGATAGAAGGGGAGGAGGTGGAATGGTGCCGATATCGCCGTCACACACCCCACGTTCCAGCGATAAGGCAGCGAGAGATCTGCGATCTGGGGATGGTAGTTTGAACGGAAAGAATGACAAGGATAAAGGAGGTGTCAATGTGCAGGTTATTGTGCGATGCAG GCCATTGAGTGAGGATGAAGAGAGAGTGCATACTCCTGTGGTGATTTCTTGCAATGAAAACAGAAGAGAAGTTTGCGCTATTCAAAATATTGCCAATAAGCAGATTGATAGGACTTTCAACTTTGACAAG ATATTTGGTCCAACATCTCAGCAAAAGGATATATATGATCAGTCAATCTGCCCCATGGTTTTTGAGGTTCTGGAGGGGTACAATTGCACCATTTTTGCCTATGGGCAAACTGGAACAGGCAAGACTTACACAATGGAGGGTGGATCAAGAAAAAAG AACGGTGATATTACGAGTGATGGTGGAGTTATTCCAAGAGCTGTTAGGCAAATATTTGATATCCTAGAGGCTCAAAATGCTGAGTACAGCATGAAAGTTACATTCTTGGAACTCTACAATGAGGAAATTACAGATCTTTTGGCACAGGAAGAGTGTTCAAAATTCATAGATGATAAGTCAAAGAAACCAATAGCGCTTATGGAGGACGGAAAAGGTGGAGTCCTTGTTAGGGGATTGGAAGAGGAGATTGTGACCACCGCAAATGAAATCTATAGAATCCTAGAGAAAGGTTCTGCTAAAAGGAGAACAGCAGAGactcttcttaacaaacagAGCAGCCGTTCTCACTCTATTTTTTCAATCACAATTCACATCAAGGAGTGTACTCCAGAAGGAGAGGAGATGATCAAATGTGGGAAGCTTAATTTGGTTGATCTTGCTGGTTCAGAAAATATTTCACGGTCAGGTGCCAGAGAG GGCAGAGCAAGGGAAGCAGGTGAAATCAACAAGAGCTTGCTGACCCTTGGTCGAGTCATAAATGCTTTGGTTGAGCATTCTGTTCACGTACCCTACAG GGATAGCAAGTTGACAAGGTTGCTTAGAGATTCTCTTGGGGGGAAAACGAAGACTTGTATAATTGCAACAATATCACCTTCCATCCATTGTTTGGAAGAGACACTAAGCACTCTGGATTATGCTCACCGTGCAAAAAACATAAAGAACAAACCCGAG ATCAATCAAAAAATGATGAAATCTGCAATAATGAAGGATCTGTATTCTGAAATTGATCGACTAAAGCAAG AGGTATATGCCGCAAGGGAGAAGAATGGAATCTATATACCACGAGAACGTTATCTCCAGGATGAGTCTGATAAAAAG GCTATGTCCGAAAAAGTAGAGCGCATGGAACTCGATTTAGAATCCAGGGACAAG CAACTATTGGAACTCCAGGAATTGTACGATTCTCAACAGCAGTTGACTGTTGAATTAAGTGATAAACTTGAAAAGACCGAG AAAAAGCTACAAGAAACTGAACATTCATTGCTTGATCTTGAAGGAAGGCACAAGCAGGCAAATGCAACGATCAAAGAAAAAGATTACCTTGTATCCAATCTTCTCAAGTCTG AGAAATCACTTGTTGAGCGTGCCCATGAGCTTCGAGTAGAATTGGAGAATGCTGTATCAGATGTCCAAAACCTATTTGCCAAGATTG AACGCAAAGACAAAATAGAAGATGGGAATAAGATTCTTATTCAAAATTTCCAGTCTCAGTTGACTAAGCAACTTGAGATCTTACACAAATCTGTGGCATCTTCTACCACTCAGCAAGAGCAACAACTGAAGGAGATGAAAGAAGACATGCAGTCATTCGTAACCACAAAGACCGAG GCTGCTGGAGAGCTCCGGGAGTGCCTTAATAACTTGAAAACCATGTATGGTGCTGGTATAAAGGTTTTAGATGATTTAGCCGGACAGCTTTATGGTAACTCTCAATCAACATCTGGTCAACTGAGTTCCGAAGTTTCTAAGCATTCTTCTGCACTAGAGGAG CTTTTCAAAGGAATTGCTTCAGAGGCTGATACTTTACTTAATGACCTTCAAAATAGCCTGCACAGTCAGGAGAACAAATTAACTGTATACGTGCAACAGCAACATGAG GCTCACAGCAGAGCAGTTGAAACCACTAGATCAATTTCTCAAATAACTGTAAACTTCTTCAAGACTTTAGATGGGCACGCCACAAAATTGGGCCAGATTGTGGAAGAAGCACAGACAACTAATATTTGGAAATTATCTGAATTTGAAAAGAAGTTTGAG GAGTGTGCTGCTCATGAAGAAAAGCAACTACTAGAAAAAGTGGCAGAGCTGCTTGCTGGTTCAAATGCTCGAAAGCGAAAAGTG GTTCAATGTGCAATTGATGGACTTAGGGCGAGTGCAGCTAGCAGAACAACTAGTTTACAGCAGGAGATGTCAATTATGCAAGATACTACTTGTTCTATCAAAGCTGAATGGACAAGTTACATGGAGAGCGCTGAATCCCATTATCTTGAGAACACAGCGTTAGTGGAAAGTGGTAAAAATGACATGGAGGATGTCTTGTATAAATG TATGGAACAAGCAAAATTGGGTGCCCAACAATGGAAAAATGCTCAAGAATCCCTGCATAGTCTAGAGAAGAGCAATGTTGCTTCAATGGATGAAATAGTTAG GAGAGAAATGGGCACCAATGCACTATTGCGCGGACTGTTTACTTCTGCTGTGAGCTCTGCTATTGAAGATGCAGATATTGGAAGCAAAAATCTGCTCTCGTCCATTGACC GTTCACTACAACTTGACCGTGAGGCATGCACGAATCTTGATTCCATGATTGTTACTTGTTGTGGGGACTTACGAGAATTGAACAGTGGGCATCATCACAAGATTTTGGAAATCAAAGAAAATGCAGGAAAATGCCTTATAGAAGACTATGCG GTGGATCAACAGTCCTGCTCGACACTGAAGAAGAGAGCGATCAACATTCCAAGCATTTCTTCCATTGAGGAACTCAGGACCCCATCTTTTGAAGAATTGCTCAAGTCATTCTGGGACGCGAAATCTTTAAAGCAGGCGAATGGAGAGGTAAAGCAAATGTTAGAGGCTGTTGTTTCTTTGAGAGACTCTCGGCTTCCTCTTACCGCTGTCAACTAG